In a single window of the Amycolatopsis sp. cg5 genome:
- a CDS encoding roadblock/LC7 domain-containing protein, with protein MANAGVSELDWLLDDLVKRVAGADRAVVLSADGLLIGRSGNLSEEDAEHLSAVASAFQSLARGTGRHFGGGQVRQTMVEMDHAFLFVTAAGHGACLALLATEDADMGMVAYEMNMMVKRVGAVLTAAPRVQHTSP; from the coding sequence ATGGCCAACGCAGGAGTCAGTGAGCTCGACTGGTTGCTGGACGACCTGGTCAAACGGGTCGCGGGCGCCGACAGGGCCGTCGTGCTGTCCGCCGACGGCCTGCTGATCGGCCGATCCGGCAACCTGTCCGAAGAAGACGCGGAGCACCTTTCCGCGGTGGCGTCGGCTTTCCAGAGCCTCGCCAGGGGCACCGGCCGCCACTTCGGCGGCGGCCAGGTGCGCCAGACCATGGTCGAGATGGACCACGCGTTCCTCTTCGTCACCGCGGCCGGGCACGGCGCGTGCCTCGCGCTGCTGGCCACCGAGGACGCGGACATGGGCATGGTCGCCTACGAAATGAACATGATGGTCAAGCGGGTCGGCGCGGTACTCACCGCGGCGCCGCGCGTTCAACACACGTCGCCGTGA
- a CDS encoding DUF742 domain-containing protein: protein MNRAGDIWFDDQAGPLVRPYAVTGGRTRSDTIGLDLITLVVALRTAADVYDMEPEYLQILRICQHPMSVAEVAAMVDLPLPVVKVLLSDLIEGNLLIFRTAAPVSDRPNKHVLQAVLDGIRKL, encoded by the coding sequence GTGAACCGCGCGGGAGACATCTGGTTCGACGACCAGGCGGGCCCGCTGGTCCGGCCGTACGCCGTCACCGGCGGCCGCACCAGGTCGGACACGATCGGGCTCGACCTGATCACCCTCGTGGTGGCGCTGCGCACCGCGGCCGACGTGTACGACATGGAGCCCGAGTATCTGCAGATCCTGCGGATATGTCAGCATCCGATGTCGGTCGCGGAGGTGGCCGCCATGGTCGACCTGCCGTTGCCGGTGGTCAAGGTGCTGCTGAGCGACCTGATCGAAGGAAACCTGCTGATCTTCCGCACCGCGGCACCCGTCAGTGACAGGCCCAACAAACACGTACTCCAGGCGGTTCTCGATGGCATCCGGAAACTCTGA
- a CDS encoding ATP/GTP-binding protein, whose amino-acid sequence MASGNSEGRRSLTATAVKVIIAGGFGVGKTTLVGSVSEVPPLRTEEVITEASAGVDDLSGVEKKKTTTVALDFGRITINPELILYLFGTPGQNRFWFMWDELARGALGAVVMADTRRLDSCFPAVDFFERRGLPFVVAVNCFDEAYRYGTEEVREALDLDPYVPILLCDARERDSTKQILITLMEHVMADADLAAAGGRR is encoded by the coding sequence ATGGCATCCGGAAACTCTGAAGGTCGGCGAAGCCTCACCGCGACGGCGGTGAAGGTGATCATCGCCGGCGGTTTCGGAGTAGGCAAGACCACGCTGGTCGGTTCGGTCAGCGAGGTGCCGCCACTGCGCACCGAGGAGGTCATCACCGAGGCCTCCGCGGGCGTCGACGACCTCTCGGGCGTGGAAAAGAAGAAGACCACCACGGTCGCGCTGGACTTCGGCCGGATCACCATCAACCCCGAGCTGATCCTGTACCTGTTCGGCACACCGGGCCAGAACCGCTTCTGGTTCATGTGGGACGAACTCGCCCGCGGCGCGCTCGGCGCGGTCGTCATGGCCGACACCCGCAGGCTCGACAGCTGTTTCCCGGCCGTCGACTTCTTCGAGCGCCGCGGCCTACCGTTCGTGGTCGCGGTCAACTGCTTCGACGAGGCCTACCGGTACGGAACGGAAGAGGTCCGCGAAGCACTCGACCTCGACCCGTACGTCCCGATCCTGCTCTGCGACGCCCGCGAGCGTGACTCCACCAAGCAGATCCTCATCACGCTGATGGAGCACGTCATGGCCGACGCCGACCTCGCCGCCGCCGGAGGCCGCCGCTAG
- a CDS encoding SRPBCC family protein: MGEPLATGQVSIAVPPAEVYKLVSDPTIMVEFAEEVVRASWLGGAKGPAVGAKFKGHNRNGWRRWVTTCRITNAEPGRSFAFEVRTPFMVPISRWEYDIRSGDGGCTVVENCWLRVPMWFRPIANFITGQPDRAATNNANIATTLGRLKAHLEHA, from the coding sequence ATGGGTGAGCCGCTCGCGACCGGGCAGGTGAGCATCGCCGTGCCGCCGGCCGAGGTGTACAAGCTGGTCAGCGATCCGACGATCATGGTCGAGTTCGCCGAGGAAGTGGTGCGCGCCAGCTGGCTCGGCGGCGCCAAGGGCCCGGCGGTCGGCGCCAAGTTCAAGGGGCACAACCGCAACGGCTGGCGGCGGTGGGTGACCACCTGCCGGATCACCAACGCGGAACCTGGCCGCAGCTTCGCGTTCGAGGTGCGGACGCCGTTCATGGTGCCGATCTCGCGCTGGGAGTACGACATCCGGTCCGGCGACGGGGGCTGCACGGTCGTCGAGAACTGCTGGCTGCGGGTGCCGATGTGGTTCCGGCCGATCGCCAACTTCATCACCGGCCAGCCCGACCGGGCCGCCACCAACAACGCCAACATCGCGACCACCCTCGGCCGCCTCAAAGCCCACCTCGAGCACGCCTGA
- the recQ gene encoding DNA helicase RecQ — MVSPDTELATSDALQVLHRVFGYDSFRGGQQDIIEHVVSGGDALVLMPTGGGKSLCYQIPALVRSGVGVVISPLIALMQDQVDALTDLGVRAGFLNSTQDFEQKREVERAFLTGELDLLYLAPERLRVESTLSLLDKGKVSLFAIDEAHCVSQWGHDFRPDYLGLSDLHERWPEIPRIALTATATKATHAEIASRLNLGDARHFVASFDRPNIQYRIVPKNSPQRQLLDLLRTEHAGDAGIVYCLSRASVEKTAEFLNQNGIKAVPYHAGLDSRVRAKNQARFLREDGLVVVATIAFGMGIDKPDVRFVAHLDLPKSVEGYYQETGRAGRDGQPSTAWLAYGLQDVVQQRKMIDTSEGDLAHRRRLSQHLDAMLALCETVTCRRVQLLNYFGQQGEPCGNCDTCLTPPESWDGTIPAQKLLSTVYRLQHERRQKFGAGQIIDILLGKQTPKVEQFKHNELTVFGIGTELRDTEWRGVVRQLLAQGLLAVEGDYGTLVLTETSSEVLGRQREVMLRREPERTAASKPAKAKRPSSIDMPAEAAPIFEKLRAWRGATAKEQGVPAYVIFHDATLRQIATEKPSSLEALGTISGVGENKLAKYGQGILETLADA, encoded by the coding sequence GTGGTCTCCCCCGATACCGAACTCGCGACCAGCGACGCGCTGCAGGTTCTGCACCGCGTCTTCGGGTACGACTCGTTCCGGGGAGGGCAGCAGGACATCATCGAGCACGTCGTCTCCGGCGGCGACGCGCTGGTGCTGATGCCCACCGGTGGCGGGAAGTCGTTGTGCTACCAGATTCCCGCGCTGGTGCGCTCGGGTGTCGGCGTGGTCATCTCGCCGCTGATCGCGTTGATGCAGGACCAGGTCGACGCGCTGACCGACCTCGGCGTGCGTGCCGGATTCCTGAACTCGACCCAGGATTTCGAGCAGAAACGCGAAGTCGAGCGCGCGTTCCTGACCGGCGAGCTGGACCTCCTTTATCTCGCGCCGGAACGGCTGCGTGTCGAGTCGACGCTGTCACTGCTCGACAAGGGCAAGGTCTCGCTGTTCGCGATCGACGAGGCGCACTGTGTTTCCCAGTGGGGTCACGACTTCCGGCCCGACTACCTCGGCCTGTCCGACCTGCACGAGCGCTGGCCGGAGATCCCGCGCATCGCGCTCACGGCCACCGCGACCAAAGCGACGCACGCCGAGATCGCGTCCCGGCTGAACCTCGGTGACGCCCGGCATTTCGTCGCGAGCTTCGACCGGCCGAACATCCAGTACCGCATCGTGCCGAAGAACTCGCCGCAGCGGCAGCTGCTCGACCTGCTGCGCACCGAGCACGCGGGCGACGCGGGCATCGTGTACTGCCTCAGCCGCGCTTCGGTCGAGAAGACGGCGGAGTTCTTGAACCAGAACGGCATCAAGGCCGTCCCGTACCACGCGGGGCTCGACAGCCGCGTCCGTGCGAAGAACCAGGCACGATTCCTGCGCGAGGACGGCCTGGTCGTGGTCGCGACCATCGCGTTCGGCATGGGCATCGACAAGCCGGACGTCCGTTTCGTGGCGCATTTGGATCTCCCCAAGTCCGTCGAGGGCTACTACCAGGAGACCGGCCGCGCAGGCCGCGACGGGCAGCCGTCCACGGCGTGGCTGGCGTACGGCCTGCAAGACGTTGTGCAGCAACGGAAAATGATCGACACCTCCGAAGGCGACCTCGCGCACCGGCGCAGGTTGTCGCAGCATCTCGACGCGATGCTCGCGCTGTGCGAGACGGTCACCTGCCGCCGCGTCCAGCTGCTCAACTACTTCGGCCAGCAGGGCGAGCCGTGCGGCAACTGCGACACGTGCCTGACCCCGCCGGAGTCCTGGGACGGCACCATCCCCGCCCAGAAGCTGCTGTCGACGGTCTACCGCCTGCAGCACGAGCGCCGCCAGAAGTTCGGCGCGGGCCAGATCATCGACATCCTCCTGGGCAAGCAGACGCCCAAGGTCGAGCAGTTCAAGCACAACGAGCTGACGGTCTTCGGCATCGGCACCGAGCTGCGCGACACGGAGTGGCGCGGCGTCGTCCGCCAGCTACTCGCGCAGGGCCTCCTCGCGGTCGAGGGCGACTACGGAACCCTGGTCCTCACCGAAACCAGCAGCGAGGTACTCGGCCGCCAACGCGAGGTCATGCTCCGCCGCGAGCCCGAGCGCACGGCCGCCTCGAAGCCCGCCAAGGCCAAGCGCCCCTCGTCGATCGACATGCCCGCCGAGGCCGCCCCGATCTTCGAAAAGCTCCGCGCCTGGCGCGGTGCCACGGCCAAAGAGCAGGGCGTACCCGCCTACGTCATCTTCCACGACGCGACCCTCCGCCAGATCGCCACCGAAAAGCCCAGCTCCCTCGAAGCACTGGGCACCATCAGCGGCGTCGGCGAAAACAAACTCGCCAAATACGGCCAAGGCATCCTGGAAACCCTCGCCGACGCCTAA